In Alteromonas macleodii, the sequence ACGATCAAGCTATGGCGTATATTCAGGTCATGCGCCACTTCAACACCTTTGTGTATGGGCAACATTTGAAAGGTGAAGATCCTAACCTTGAATCCCTTACCATGTTTAGCTCGCCTATTTATCGGTTAGAGCTAGCAATGGTTGGAAGACTGTTTGCCCAGTCTCCACAACTCTATGCTGATATTATCTTTAATAATCCTGACAATTTTGCACTGCTACGCCGTTTTTACGAGCGCTTTGGTATCGCTTTATCGTTACTTGAAAACGGAGACAAAAAAGGGTTTGTCGAGCAGTTTATGAGAGTCGGCGCTTGGTTTGGAGACTACGCGAAGAAGTGTTTAGTAGATAGTAAACAGATGTTGCTAAAGGCTGATGACGGACAGCTTCTAAGAGATAAATAAACTAAACGAATGAATAAGAAGGCGAGCAATTGAGCTCGCCTTTTTGGTACTAGTTTGTCAACGCGCTTGCCGCTGCCACTTTAGTTGGGCTAATTTCCTCACTTGGGTAACATCCCAGCACTTTGATGTAGCGCGTAATACCTCGCAATGCATCAAGGGCATTTTGTACAGGGCCGTCTTCTACGTTGCCTTCCACATCAATGTAAAACATCTCTTCCCAAGGGTTACCAGGCATTGGGCGGGACTCGAGCTTAGTCATATTTATGCTGTTTTCTCGAAGCACGAGAAGTGCTTCAACAAGCGCTCCCGGCTTTTGAACGGTAGACATAACAAGCGTAGTTTTAGCCGGTACCTGTAAAGGCACCACAACCGGATTACGTGCCACAACAATAAAGCGACTGTGGTTTTCTTTTTGGTTGGCCAAATTACTTTTAATTGCCATAAGGCCGTAAAGATTTCCGCCAGCTTCACTTCCAATAGCTGCTACGTCGTCGCGCTGAAGTTCGCTAACTGTCAACATAGCTGAGCTTGTGCTGTCCATGGTTTTTACTTCAACGTTACCAAGTTCCGCTAAGAAGTGGCTGCATTGGGTGAATACCTGTGGATGTGCATAAAGCGTTTTAATCTTATCTATACTTGTGTTAGTTCCCACCAACAAGGTATGGCGAATTGGGTGGGTAAGCTCGCCAATAATACTTAGCTGAGTATGCTGTAGCTGGTCGTACACTTCGTTAATACTGCCCGAGGTCGTATTTTCAATAGGCAAAACTGCGTAATCGGCTTCTGTACTTTCAACTTTGTTAATAATTTCAGCAAAGCTTTGGCAGCCAATTTCAAGTAACTCGCCAGGTCTCCGTGAAAAATACTTCTGTGTAGCCAAATAAGAGTATGAACCCTTATCGCCTAAAAACGCCACGCGGTTCAATGGCAGCGTGCTGCCGGGGTTGGCGCGCTCTGCAAGCATAGCTTGTTGATTCAAAACTGAGTCTTCGATAATGACGTGAAAAATCTGTGTTACATAATGAGGGTCTAAACCGATTTCTTGCCCTTCTTTTATTAGGCGAACCAACAGCTGTTCTTCGCGCTTTTGATCTCTCACAGGGATATGATGCTTTATTTTCGTCTCAGCAACTTCGTTGGTTAATTTTCTGCGTTCCGAGAGTAGTGTAAGTAATTCACTGTCTAGAGCGGTAATGCGCTCTCTAACAGTATCTAGTGCATTGTCTGACATAAGGTTCCCGTGTGAGTCGTGTAAAAATGTTGCTAAAAAAAAACCTCCCTAGAGGGAGGTTTTCATGCATGTAGCTGCGCCTCCCTAATTAAAGGATGTAAACGCAAAAAAGAAAAATGCTACGTGCTTTATATTCTGTTTCATAACCATGAATGTATGTTGAAGCCCTATTTGTGTCAACTCATTTTTACAAAATGTATAGTCGTTTTTGATATGAGGGACTTGAAAAAGAGCTGAAAATAAGTTTGCCGCAAATCGCTAACCTTTTGCGATATGCGGCCATAGCTAATAGATGCTTCAGCGAAATTTAGTTACCTAGAAGTGCAGAGAGCATTTGGCGTACTTCATTTGGTTCAAACGGCTTGTCGCATAACGCGTTTACTCCAGTTTGCTGAATGTTTGCCATGTGTGCGCTATCTGCCGATTCAGACGTCACCATAATAATAGGAATGTGGGTAGTTTCTGGGTTAAAACGAATGAACTCAGACAACTCTCGACCATCCATTTCTGGCATATTGTAGTCAGTCACAACAAGATCGAAAGCTTGGTCTTTTATCAAAGTAAGCGCTGCGGCACCATTTTCTGCCTCTTGAATTCGCTGTAGCCCCATTCCTTCAAGTACGCGTCTAATGTGATTTCTTGCAAGCTTGCTGTCATCGACTAGCAGTACTCGGACATCGTGTACGTCGAATAAATCGAGTTCCAATTCATCGTGGTTTATAAGGTCAAGGCTAGCATTTAGCGCTCGAGACAAGTGCAGAGTCTCAAACGGTTTTGGAAGAATAGCGGCGACACCTGCTTGTTTAAACTCTTCTAACTTGCTCAATCGGTTTTCACTAGACACCAGCATGAATGGAATACTCTTAAATTCTTCATCTTCTTTGATGAATTTAAGAAGTTCTAGTGCGGTTCCATCTTCATAGTACATCGCACTTACAATTAAGTCGGCGCCATGGGCTTTAACCGCAGAACGGGCTTCGGAAAGGGTACTGACAGGGTCAATTTCCTTAACGTTTTCCTTCAACAGCAACGTAGTAATAATTTTTCGTTGTGTATCAGAAGGTTCAACCAAAATAATGTGTAAATCAGAAATTGACAGCTTTTCCATTTCAGACTCTTTTTGTTATATGTTTATGAAAAAGTGAGAGCGAACCGGTAGTTTTTTATCGCTAACCACCAGCGAGCTTAACTTTGTACCCTTTGTCGGTAAGTAGCGAGCGCAGTTTTTCTCTATCATTAGTTTGCACCTCAATGACACCTTCTTTCACTGCACCGCCGCAACCGCATTTCTTTTTTAGTTCTGAGCCTA encodes:
- the pheA gene encoding prephenate dehydratase, with translation MSDNALDTVRERITALDSELLTLLSERRKLTNEVAETKIKHHIPVRDQKREEQLLVRLIKEGQEIGLDPHYVTQIFHVIIEDSVLNQQAMLAERANPGSTLPLNRVAFLGDKGSYSYLATQKYFSRRPGELLEIGCQSFAEIINKVESTEADYAVLPIENTTSGSINEVYDQLQHTQLSIIGELTHPIRHTLLVGTNTSIDKIKTLYAHPQVFTQCSHFLAELGNVEVKTMDSTSSAMLTVSELQRDDVAAIGSEAGGNLYGLMAIKSNLANQKENHSRFIVVARNPVVVPLQVPAKTTLVMSTVQKPGALVEALLVLRENSINMTKLESRPMPGNPWEEMFYIDVEGNVEDGPVQNALDALRGITRYIKVLGCYPSEEISPTKVAAASALTN
- a CDS encoding response regulator, encoding MEKLSISDLHIILVEPSDTQRKIITTLLLKENVKEIDPVSTLSEARSAVKAHGADLIVSAMYYEDGTALELLKFIKEDEEFKSIPFMLVSSENRLSKLEEFKQAGVAAILPKPFETLHLSRALNASLDLINHDELELDLFDVHDVRVLLVDDSKLARNHIRRVLEGMGLQRIQEAENGAAALTLIKDQAFDLVVTDYNMPEMDGRELSEFIRFNPETTHIPIIMVTSESADSAHMANIQQTGVNALCDKPFEPNEVRQMLSALLGN